GGGAGAAATTGTCTCGGTGAGTATAACATTTAAGCTGTCATTTTGTTGGTTCAGGCTCAACTTGATGATTACATTACTCTACTTTCTGATTCCATATTTAAAGCTGGGAAATGAGATTTCAGAAGAAAAatgtgaagaaaaaaaaggcagtGTAACATGGTTTGGAGTGCCAACCAGCTAGCAAAGGTCAATGAACATTCAATAACctccaagcaaacaagatttTACGAAGATGTGAAAGTAATTGCAAGGGGGAGCTATTGACGCAATCACTCGTGTTCTGGGAGCTCCAATGCAAATTGATCTCAAGATGGCAAGGCATACCTCGTAAAAGTTAATTTTTAGGATACACTTGCTCAGTATATTATCAAATAATAGCTCTTAAACATATttacagaaaaaaaatgcatacaAAATCTACTTTCCATGGTTTCACTTGACAAGTGTATGGTGAAACAGTGGTTTGGATCGAGCTATTGGTGGTATATCAATTTTATTTTACAATTTTGAGAAATCTGAACCTTTGTTGACCCATTTATAAAGTGGTTTAAGAACCTAAGTGATATCAGGTACAAGTGTTTGAGGCTGTGTACTCTATTCACTATATTTCAACAAGCAATGCATACAAAAAGAAAGCATCATGCATATttgagagaggaaaaaaaacagaaagCATCATTTCCATCCAATAATGATTATGCATTTTCAATCAAATAAAGTGTAAGAATTACCGAGCGAGTTGTATATGCCCAAGAGTTTTGCCAAACCATTTCCCTTGCACCCTTCTCATTCTCAAAAGTAATATCAAACATCTTGGCGAAGTTTTGGCCAAGACAATGTGAGGTTGCACCTTGTATACCACGACCAGTGTTTGGAATGAAAGCctgacaaaaagatatttagCAACAAGCTCACAATAAAATACAgaaatttattttcctttccATCAATATAGTTAAGGAAAGGCTACATTCTGCAGGATTGCAGCAAAAATTTCCGTATCAATACCTCAACACTGGTGGTATAGAGTCCACCTGCAAATTTTTCCATCTCACTTTTCCTCCCTTTGGACACTGGAACTGCTAAAAATTCTTCATATATCCTTCTGTACAGTTCCAATATTTGTAGAACCTGAGAATGCCACCATGGATTAAAATGACTGATCATTGTAAATGTTATGCAATCATATTAGATTATTGCTACACAAACGGATTGTCCATTTCATTCATCACAGTCTGATACAAATAGTTTTTACACAGACCAACAACCTAggtaaatacaaaaaaaaaaaaactttaaatTTCCTAAATGCAACATGAGGATACTAATAGAGCGTAATGTACAAATTAAATTAACAACATCACAACAAGACCAAATATAGATTAATATCATTTAATCTCACATATAACAATAGGCCAGTTGCTACTTCAGACTGCATATCTTCTAACATTCAGACTTTAATACTGGTCAAAATCAACTCAATCGCTGCAGTGTTACTGATAGACTCACCTACTAGTTGACAACAGAACAAAATTTAAACAGTGCAGAAATATGTACTTATCAAATACCTCTTTGTCTGCCTCTTCTTTAGTTGCAAAAGCTGTATGCCCTTCTTGCCACAGAAACTCACGGCTCCTGAAGAGAATAGTTGCAGAATGTTTAGTCCAGAACAATTAGGCTATCTACAAATGCGTTTAGCAAAAAGGAGTACCACAAGATTTGTACTTCAGTGTACATTTTTATGGTTATTACGATTTTGTAAATAGTAACGATATAAGTAAAAGATATCAAAGTTCAACTTCGAAGACCGTGCCAAGTCAAATCATGGCTTACAAAAATAGAAAGAGTACATTATCACATTTATTGAGTTCAAAAGGTGAATTTTTTTCTCAACTTCACAAATGTCAGGAAATTGGAAAGATGGCAGTCATGAGAAGATGAATAACTCAACTAGCAGGTGTTATGGGTACCGAACCAAAAATACCACACCGAACATTTTAACTAGTGAgggtgaaaaattttgagaGTACTGAAATTCTGCATTACTAAGTCTTCCACTGAACCATTTGATCCAAAATTTCTAGAACAGATACTCCTTCTGTCccaaattataagtcgttttggcttttcaagatatatagatttttctatgcacctagacattatatatatatatatatatataagcataGCAAAAACCCTGCACCTAAAAAAGCCAAAATGATTAATAATTTGGGACAACGGGAGTATCATTTGTAAGAAAGTGGTAGAGCTATATAATAGTTTTTTTTGTAAGAAAGTAAATATGGTATCTCCTtggatttttttaataaaatgagATCTAACCAGTGAGGCGGCAGCAATCTTGACATGTTCTAATCAGCAACTATGCTAATCAGACAACAACGAGTGTCTTGCAGGCATATGAGGTAATAAGGCAGAGAATAATAAAAAATGCATAACCACATTCATAGGGCAACAAATGAGGAGTACCTTATGAAAGGAGTAGGATTGCTAAACTCCCATCTAACAACATTACACCACTGGTTACACCTCAAAGGTAAGTCACGGTGGCTTCTTATCCATTTAGAGAAGTAAGGATACATGACAGTCTCGCTTGTGGGGCGGATTGCAATAGGAGCTTCCAGCTCAGATTTCCCTGATTTAGTCACCCAAGCTACCTGCATGATAAATAAAAAGGAACAGGCTACTTCTCTTACATAACAGAAAGCAGTATCAAGGTGAATAAAGCACTGATTACAAGGACCAGCAGCACTGGTGTAATTAGATTAACAAACAGATTCCATGAAACTAATACTTTGCTGCATGGCCACATCATAATGAACTAAGAACTTAACCCAAAAAGAATGAAAATCTGTGCCAGCTTCCAAAAATCTGTGCTAATGCCAACAAAATCCATAGCCGACAATAATAATAATTTATGATGATACAGACAAATTGACATTACTCTTTCTATTAATGGACCTTGTATATTCATGAGGGTCTTTATTTATTTGACATTGGCAATCACAACTAAACTCTTCCAAAATAGAACGGTATCATAAGGGTCACAAGGAGTTCATGAGATTGTGACCTTGTCTTTTCATTAGAGGGAGAGTAAATAATGGGGTACTTCAAAATTCTGATAAATCTTCATTTCTGGCCTTTCACAAAAACTCATTCATAACAAAACAGAAAACACATCTTCCTGGGATATCAGatgaaaataatgataaaaCAGCTAGCTCGAGACAGTTTTGTGCCTGATTGCATGTACACTTTTCATAATCATTGAGCTTTTAACTCTTCAAAAGAAGTCTCTTACGCAAAGGCAGTCTGAactgaaaaattaaataaatatccTAACTGGGAAAAAAGTGGAAACATGGATGTAAAGGacaagagtaaaatgcacaCCTCAGGTGCAAAGCCCTCAATGTGGTCCTTCTCCTTCTGTAGAACATTCTCAGTAACAAACAAAGGGAAATAATATGGTTTGAGCTTCAGCTTTTTAATTTCTGCATCAAAGAATTCCTGCACCAAACCATATAGCAGTTATCAAAGAGGACAGGATTGCAGTAGCATCATTATGCCTTCACAAACAGTCTCTAGACACGGGTGgatttaatctaaaaaagacaCAGGGTGGATATTTTTTTAGCACTGAGATACTTGCAATTACAGAATTGGTAGCAAATGACACTGATAGTTTGTTTAGGGGAATGGAAATTGATCAGAGGGAATATGAAACACTGATGAGCAGGTATTGAAAAACTTACTTTCAGCAGCTCCCAGATTTCCATCGCCCATGGCCTCAGTATATAACAACCCGAGATGTCATAGTACTCGATCATTTCACTGTTAACAACAACCTGGAGAAACAAATAACAAAGCCCGAGAGAATTAGGTACGATTTCACCTCTAAGGAAGCGTGATATTTAGATTTTGATGAAAGAATTTGGCCATATAGCAACTACTAGTAATCACCCAACAATTCAACAGCAATTCCTCAAAGATAGTATTCTGTTTGCCAGAAATGACCAAATGGAGCAACAGAATATCAGTTTGAACATGTTACTTAGTGGTATTGCTGCATCTCTAACAACAACACAAGCCAGCCAATCCAGTGCCTTGCAATTAGGGTGAGTTACTGTCATGTTTAGTTTTACAAATTCGCTGTGGAATCTAGCCAGTTACGGAAATAATTCTAGTAGGATTTTCTCATTACGGATTCCATAACACTTAAGACATAACTAAAAGCTATATCCGCAAATCAAACACTAAAATCATCACCAGCAACTAAATTTAGAACTGCAACAGCGTATCCACACCACAAACACTAAAGACATCATTCACAGCAAATCTAGATATGTAACGGTGTATCCGCACAACAGACACTGACGTAACGGCGGCGTTCGGTCACAGAGGCCAAAACCTGTTAGCCACCGGAACAGCAACCGAGACCGCCGCCGCATCAAATCCAGCCAGCTCTAGCAGTCAACGCCTTCAAATTCCATCCCCCGTCACAACCCCACCCCCAGCCGCAACAACAGCAACCCAATCGGGAGCACGCCCACAAATCTGGCGGCAGCAACCCTCGCGGCCAGGACGAAGCGAATAAACACCCAACGCACCTCGGAGTACCACTCCCCGAAGTTTTCGTCCTTCTTGTACGCCATCCCGAGCTTCGTCTCCTTCTtaacctccttcttcttcccccctgCGAGCCGGCACCCAAAAGCAAAAATCTCAAATCCAGCGAAAACTCAGCACCGCCGCacggagacgacgacgacggcgacagcGAGCTCGCACCTCCGCCGCCCTTGCCTCCGCCGGACGACATGGCTGGCGGATCCGGTGCGCGGGGGATCCGGGACGGgagggagcgaggagagagggcggcgcgctagggtttagtggcggcggcggcgggcggaatgGGGTAGGGCTAagaggtggggtggggtggggtggggtaggGTAGAGTAGCGGCCACTCCGAGTCAGGGAGAAGTAGCGCGCAAGTAGCCAATGGGACAGCACGGGCACGCTTGGCCGTTGCGCGCGGGCCGGAATCCGTGGGCTCGGCCCACGGGTGACATCATGGGGGGTtcgggcggcgcgggggccACACGGCGGTGGGTTGGTGTTCGTAGACCGGGAGCAAGGACGCGACTGCTGGGGTCTTGAATAAACAGGTGGTATTTGGATAATTGGATAGGTTATTACAAAATTGAAATTGAAAAGGACCGTGTCAGGTTGGTACTGGTGGGTTTGGTGGCCAAACCACTAGTCCCACACTCACAACTAGCATAGAATGGTTGTGAGAGGAGATAGAGACAATTGGGATGTGTTTGGAAGGGTGGCTGTGGCCAGCCCGACGCAGCGACCAGGCCATTGCCATCCAAAGCCTGGTGGCAACGGGCCACCCATCCTTGTTTGGCGCAGTAGCCCAACCCGGCCTAGGCGTTTCCAGGTGTTGTTTGGGTAGCACTTGGTAGCCGGGCTGGCAGCCCAACCACCACCAACTGCCAGTTTGGGGTGGTGTTTGTCGCCGAGCCAGGCTGGGCAACCACACTAGTTCTCACACAACAACACATTGCTATTGGCATGAACAAATATAATCAAACAATAGCACAAATGTTTATATATGGAATCAATGATGACAAGTACAATACCACAAGTACTTATGGACAGATTTCCACAATGTTTATATATAGAATTAATGATGGCAAGTACAATAGCACAATGTTTATATATGGAATAAAACATCATTTGTAACAGATTTGCATCATTCATTAGTAAGAGCATCCAAGGTTTTCACAGTCACAATACCAAGATTTACGGTCACAATACCAAGATTTACGGTCACAATACTAAAGTTCACAGTCACAATATCATGGTTCACGGTCACAATAATTTTTCACACAGTCACAATACCAAGATTCACAGTCACAAATAGGTGCATGCTCACGGTTTGTGATTCAAACAAAGCACCGATTGCAATTGTGATTCAATGATTATTTTTGCATCATAGGCCATTGAAATCCCTCTTGGTCCACCAAGACAATGACAGCAATCAAACATGACTAAAATGACAGAAATGAAGCATGATTGTAATCAAGTATGAAGGTAGCCAACAGAGGCTACAAATATTCTTACAATACCAAATTGTCCTCAAATATTTCCATTCAACTAAGTAGATCAAATAGTTAGCTACCCTCTCagcaaaataaaactccaaaagGACACCAGCAAGTTAGCCAAACCAACTGCACAAGATCCAACAGCCCAATGTGTCAACTGTAGTCAAAATAGGAGAGTGGAGGAGGGAGGTGGAGGAACTATACATCTCTACAGTCAACCCCCTCAAGGTCCATGCACCCTAGCAATGGACCAGTTGTACATGTAGTAGTTCTTGGCTAGGAAGGTCCTAAGCCAAAGAGACCTATGGCTATCACTCATGCCAACAAAGCCCCTGCGTTGGGCCTTGTTGTCGAGCAGGTAGGTGTAAGCTACTATCAGTGCCTCCTCATTGAACCTAGTGGTCTCCATCACAGCCAGGTAGAGGTTAGCATCAACATGGGCTGGTCCAGTCTCCCTAAGGGCATTGGCAACATTGTTCACTGCATCAGACATTTTAGTCAACATCAGCTTCTCATCCTCAGTGAATGCTCCCCTCTTCCTCTTGCCCCCAACTGTTGAATTGGTCAAGACCTCAGTGGCCTTGCTACTGCTGGATATGTCATGGCTAGATGGAGCCTCACTAGCACACTTGAATGAAGTGCCCTCAATCTTTGCTGCCACATTATCATCTTGGTTCTGCCCCTAGTGCCTCACCAGAACCTACAGCATACTTCCTAGTTGCCATTGCATGGCCAAAAATTGCCTCCATATTAGTGTAAAACCTAATGGGACAGTTAAGAAACTCAACATACTTAGGGTGGTCCTGCACAAGGGTTAATAGGTAAGGTCACTATCATAAATTCAATTGGAACCTAAGTAAAAAAGAATAGGTTTTCATTCTACCTTGATATGGTTACTGTAGTGGTCAGTATTCAGCATGATTGCATTGAGGTCATTGTCCCAAAGAGCCCCACTCAAATCTTTAAACTTAGAGACCTTTGCCCACTTCTGCCTCCACTTCCTGGGGTGGTTGTACATCTAAGTGGGGCTAACAATCTCACCAGTGAACTCCTTCAACTATTTGGCCACTAGGTTGACATCCTTTATCCTTGAAAACCTTGTCTGGCCTACTACTATCACTCACAAGCTGTGCCATCCTCCTTAGAACAAAACCGGATGAAGCATTGTTCCACCTCATTGGTCCAGCAGCTGCAGGTGCTGCTGGTGGGGGAGCAAcaggtgctgctgctggggGAACAACAGTTGCAGCTGCTGTAGCTGCAGCTGCTACCTGAGCCTCATCCTGACCACTAGCATCCTCAACACTAGCATGAGCCATCCTAATAGTCACAACAGCATGAGCTCATATGAAAAGagaaggcaacaacataaaggCAAATAGTAAAAACTATAGCAATATTGGTCTCAGCTAGGTCCAAACATTATTACATGAGCATCACAAATCCAAGTGTTCCAGACCAGGGCTAACAAACTAGATATTACAGAGAATTAAGTAACATGAATCAAGTCTTATGAGTACCCCTCTCATCCCACATTGCACTGCAGATTGTATCTCTCCTGGCTGCCATGGCTTAGGAGTCTTGGGACAAAATGTCATCAACAGGTTGAGTGTCATGCTCCAAAGGTGGCACCCATTGTTCATTAGGCACAACTTCATCTACCCCATAGCCTAGGATCCAGTTGTGCAGGATGCAAAAGGCTAGGACAAGCTTCACCTGTGTGTTTGTAAGGGTGGAAGGGCTTGTTGTCTAGGATTCTGAATCTGTTCTTGAGTACCCCAAATGCCCTCTCAATTGTGACCCTAAGTGAGGAGTGCCTCAGGTTGAACAACTCCCTTGCATTGGTTGTGTTGACActattttttgacacgtgtcaaggaaggtgattttgaCAAAGGAAAGGttgccgatttgaaagaaaccaaaagatgtacATGGTCAGAATCAGCCGATGGGGTGCGTCCGATGGGCCAGAGGGATATtccatgaagatgctgatccgctcGTTTTGGTGATCGGCCGATGaggagttgccgatgaagtcaggaAGGAAGAAGGAAGCCCGAACTCTACGAGGATTCTAGTGATTCGGTTGTAACATTTAGTTAGTTTGTTTTTAGAAAGTCTTTAATTTTTAGCCAAGTAatgtgtttgccgtaatcggctaggacttgttagCGTAGACTATAAATATTAGTTGTACGGGACCGGAGaaagttgatacacatccaatacaacaaacactTTACAATTTCTtcgcactttttcggcgacttcgcctcttttcttttctttttgacgagttctttcaagttgatcaaggacgcctcacattcgagcgacttgatttgctggtgtgTCAGACCGGGGCCCACGGGACTGTGCACATCGCATAGTTCCGAATAAAGAAGGATGGAATTAGACTCCTAGTATGACTCGTCTATAATCCTACTAGGACTCTACCTTGTAATCCTCCTAGAACTCCTATTTGTAGACCGACTAGTATCACATCCcctggactatataaaggagggcgGGGTATCTAGATCGGCAGGCTGAAGAGGCTCAGCAGAGCCCAACACACCAGCACAAGGTGCAATATACCACaacaccacacaggacgtagggtattatgctattctggcggcccgaacctgtctaaatct
The nucleotide sequence above comes from Panicum virgatum strain AP13 chromosome 3K, P.virgatum_v5, whole genome shotgun sequence. Encoded proteins:
- the LOC120699354 gene encoding proline--tRNA ligase, cytoplasmic-like, whose amino-acid sequence is MSSGGGKGGGGGKKKEVKKETKLGMAYKKDENFGEWYSEVVVNSEMIEYYDISGCYILRPWAMEIWELLKEFFDAEIKKLKLKPYYFPLFVTENVLQKEKDHIEGFAPEVAWVTKSGKSELEAPIAIRPTSETVMYPYFSKWIRSHRDLPLRCNQWCNVVRWEFSNPTPFIRSREFLWQEGHTAFATKEEADKEVLQILELYRRIYEEFLAVPVSKGRKSEMEKFAGGLYTTSVEAFIPNTGRGIQGATSHCLGQNFAKMFDITFENEKGAREMVWQNSWAYTTRSIGVMVMTHGDDKGLVLPPRVAPIQVIVIPVPYKDSDTTAIKGACESTVYTLNESGFRADLDTRENYSPGWKYSHWEMKGVPLRIEIGPRDLANQQVRVVRRDNGAKVDIPVANLVEEVKVLLDEIQANLLKTAKEKRDACIEVIHTWDEFTTALNNKRLILAPWCDEEEVEKDVKARTKGDLGAAKTLCTPFDQPELPEGTLCFASGKPAKKWSFWGRSY